A genomic region of Methanobrevibacter wolinii SH contains the following coding sequences:
- a CDS encoding P-loop NTPase family protein: MTMTNKIICLVDGEHYLPVTKSAISVINDLEHNEVVSMVFIGGTEKLKTDNPEAYSELMGFPVYFGDNKNEIPYDLIEEMIDKYKPDIIMDLSDEPVLDYSKRFKIACRVIAKGVVYEGTDFKFEPPTQADIPEKPSIKIIGTGKRIGKTAVSTYTSRLIDKNNYNPCVVAMGRGGPEVPEIVHGDKIEITPEFLVEQADKGVHAASDHWEDALMSRILTIGCRRCGGGMSGEVFFTNMKEGAKIANKQDSDFIIFEGSGAAIPPIKTDKTIVLVGTNQDILNITNFFGPYRIGLGDLIILTMCEEPMTSKEKVNKIINFIHSINPNVKVIPTVFRPKPLKSIKNKKVLFVTTAPSSVKDKLVKYLEETYDCKIIGTTSHLSNRPLLKEDITKYIDKVDCMLTELKAAAVDVASKEALNYGLEVVYCDNIPIELEGDYSSIDDSILGLVDNAIYDFNKK; the protein is encoded by the coding sequence ATTACTATGACTAATAAAATCATATGTTTAGTTGATGGAGAACATTATCTTCCTGTTACAAAGTCTGCAATATCTGTGATTAATGACTTAGAACATAATGAAGTTGTATCTATGGTATTTATTGGTGGAACTGAAAAATTAAAAACTGATAATCCAGAGGCATATTCTGAGTTAATGGGATTTCCAGTTTATTTTGGAGATAATAAAAATGAAATTCCTTATGATTTAATTGAAGAAATGATTGATAAATATAAACCAGATATTATTATGGATTTGTCTGATGAACCAGTTCTTGATTATTCTAAACGTTTTAAAATAGCTTGTCGTGTAATTGCAAAAGGAGTAGTATATGAAGGTACTGATTTTAAATTTGAACCTCCAACTCAAGCAGATATTCCAGAAAAACCTTCAATTAAAATTATTGGAACAGGTAAAAGAATAGGAAAAACTGCAGTTAGTACTTATACTTCTCGTTTAATTGATAAAAACAATTATAATCCTTGTGTTGTAGCAATGGGTAGGGGAGGACCAGAAGTTCCTGAAATTGTTCATGGTGATAAAATTGAAATAACTCCTGAATTTTTAGTAGAGCAAGCAGATAAAGGTGTTCATGCAGCAAGTGACCATTGGGAAGATGCTTTAATGAGTAGAATTCTTACTATTGGTTGTAGACGTTGTGGTGGAGGAATGTCTGGTGAAGTATTTTTTACTAATATGAAAGAAGGAGCAAAGATTGCTAATAAACAAGATTCTGATTTTATAATATTTGAAGGTAGTGGTGCAGCAATTCCACCAATTAAAACAGATAAAACAATAGTTCTTGTTGGTACAAATCAAGATATTTTAAATATTACCAACTTCTTTGGACCATATAGGATTGGACTTGGTGATTTGATTATTTTAACAATGTGTGAAGAACCAATGACTTCAAAAGAAAAAGTTAATAAAATTATTAATTTTATTCATAGTATTAATCCTAATGTAAAAGTTATTCCTACTGTATTTAGACCTAAACCATTAAAATCAATTAAAAATAAAAAAGTTTTATTTGTAACTACAGCACCTAGTTCTGTTAAAGATAAATTAGTTAAATATCTTGAAGAAACTTATGATTGTAAAATAATTGGAACAACATCACATCTTTCTAATAGACCTTTGTTAAAAGAAGATATTACAAAATATATTGATAAAGTTGATTGTATGTTAACTGAACTTAAAGCTGCTGCAGTTGATGTTGCAAGTAAAGAAGCACTTAATTATGGATTAGAAGTTGTTTATTGTGATAATATTCCTATTGAATTAGAAGGAGATTATTCAAGTATTGATGATTCTATTTTAGGATTAGTGGATAATGCGATTTATGATTTTAATAAGAAATAG
- a CDS encoding pyrroline-5-carboxylate reductase family protein: MQKEFKSDKMTIGIIGYGNIGHMICENLLKLNLINEDELIISNRNIEKLNSLKEYYPNVKITDDNKKLSTEADKIIISVESDDLLNVISEIKPNLNNTHIIHTCAGISFEEIENIYNGPISLVIPSIASEFIESDNPQNGISLIVHNDNVNFIDSSKLETLFNEFSYVKILPDEEDIEIATILTSCAPAYIGILVKKLSEFGFKHTNLDYDECKYLILKTLIGSSEVLLKNRASSDDNCDKLINTVCTPNGITEKGLNYLDLELDEIIEELFDILLKTYKE, encoded by the coding sequence ATACAAAAGGAATTTAAAAGTGATAAAATGACTATTGGAATAATTGGATATGGAAACATTGGACATATGATTTGTGAAAATCTACTTAAATTAAACTTAATAAATGAAGATGAACTTATTATCTCAAATAGAAACATAGAAAAATTAAATTCTTTAAAAGAATACTATCCAAATGTAAAAATAACTGATGATAATAAAAAGCTTTCTACAGAAGCAGATAAAATAATTATATCTGTTGAAAGTGATGATTTACTAAATGTAATATCTGAAATTAAACCTAATTTAAATAATACACATATTATTCATACTTGTGCAGGAATAAGTTTTGAAGAGATTGAAAATATTTACAATGGTCCAATAAGTTTAGTTATTCCAAGTATTGCTTCAGAATTTATAGAAAGTGATAATCCTCAAAATGGGATAAGTTTAATTGTACATAATGATAATGTAAATTTTATAGATTCATCTAAACTAGAAACATTGTTTAATGAATTTTCTTATGTTAAAATACTTCCTGATGAAGAAGATATAGAAATAGCTACAATATTAACTAGTTGTGCACCAGCATACATTGGAATTCTTGTTAAAAAATTAAGTGAATTTGGATTTAAACACACAAATCTTGATTATGATGAATGTAAATATTTAATTCTTAAAACATTAATTGGATCAAGTGAAGTTTTATTAAAAAATAGAGCAAGTTCTGATGATAACTGTGATAAATTAATAAATACAGTATGTACACCAAATGGTATTACAGAAAAAGGATTAAATTATTTAGATTTAGAATTAGATGAAATTATTGAGGAATTATTTGATATTTTATTAAAAACATACAAAGAATAA
- a CDS encoding alpha/beta fold hydrolase, whose translation MKKLYYIEENPNKKDSILFLHPKFLGNWIFIKQENTFNNYNNLFIDLLGHGKSDFEEFSFDKCIDYLLDIIKEKNKKGEVHLVGIDLGGQIALRILARYPDLIGKVIISGVYYQDKEEVKERKNSIVNFLDKTKRLILDKKDETFLIKAYLRHYGLKSKYYSLINDSYSKFNQEELKNLAYNNLNYTLDKAKDYKKASDLMIIYGDKESKTVQKSAYCIHELYKGSEIIKIKDGIELENIKNPNVINSLICDFLNELIINDTYKIKNIEFNLTVNTKGI comes from the coding sequence ATGAAAAAACTATATTATATTGAAGAAAATCCTAATAAAAAGGATAGTATCCTATTTTTACATCCTAAATTCTTAGGAAATTGGATTTTTATAAAACAAGAAAACACTTTTAATAACTATAATAATCTTTTTATTGACTTACTTGGACATGGTAAAAGCGATTTTGAAGAGTTTAGTTTTGATAAATGTATAGATTATCTTTTAGATATTATTAAAGAAAAAAACAAAAAAGGTGAAGTTCATTTAGTAGGAATTGATCTTGGAGGGCAAATAGCTCTTAGAATACTTGCAAGATATCCTGACTTAATTGGAAAAGTAATAATATCTGGAGTATACTATCAAGATAAAGAAGAAGTTAAAGAACGTAAAAATTCAATTGTTAATTTTTTAGATAAAACAAAAAGATTAATTCTTGATAAAAAAGATGAAACTTTTCTTATAAAAGCATATCTTAGACATTATGGATTAAAATCTAAGTATTATTCATTAATAAATGATTCATATTCTAAATTTAATCAAGAAGAACTTAAAAATTTAGCATATAATAACTTAAATTATACACTTGATAAAGCAAAAGATTATAAAAAAGCATCAGATTTAATGATTATTTATGGAGATAAAGAATCAAAAACTGTTCAAAAATCTGCTTATTGCATTCATGAATTGTATAAAGGTTCTGAAATTATTAAAATAAAAGATGGTATTGAATTAGAAAATATAAAAAATCCTAATGTTATAAATTCACTTATATGTGATTTTTTAAATGAACTTATTATAAATGATACATATAAAATTAAAAATATTGAATTTAACCTAACCGTTAATACAAAAGGAATTTAA
- a CDS encoding UPF0280 family protein, whose amino-acid sequence MNKEVIEIDETHIRLITDLENHNLNDFILKIRRQLKDYIYENPDFLTKLTPFDKNLNTKYKIIQLMDKSSKIANVGPMAAVAGTISELCLNHLILKGSKLSSVENGGDIAIINNKKMVCGIYTHTIKDIGFRLKPRNKPLGICTSSGKIGHSISFGNSESVTIIAEEASIADGLATSIANEVKGETVEDAMNNGLESAEKYSEFYQGALITVGDLVGTIGKLPKIVSTEPFDIDY is encoded by the coding sequence ATGAATAAAGAAGTAATAGAAATAGATGAAACACATATAAGGTTAATTACAGACTTAGAAAATCATAACTTAAATGATTTTATACTAAAAATTAGAAGGCAATTAAAAGATTATATTTATGAAAATCCAGATTTCTTAACAAAACTTACACCATTTGATAAAAATCTTAATACAAAATATAAAATTATTCAATTAATGGATAAAAGTAGTAAAATAGCAAATGTAGGTCCAATGGCTGCTGTTGCAGGTACAATCTCAGAATTATGCTTAAATCATTTAATATTAAAAGGAAGTAAATTATCTTCTGTTGAAAATGGTGGAGATATTGCTATTATAAATAATAAAAAAATGGTTTGTGGAATATATACACATACAATTAAAGATATTGGCTTTAGATTAAAACCAAGAAATAAACCACTTGGAATATGTACTTCCTCTGGAAAAATTGGTCATTCCATAAGTTTTGGAAACTCTGAATCAGTTACAATTATTGCAGAAGAAGCAAGTATTGCAGATGGACTTGCAACATCTATTGCAAATGAAGTTAAAGGAGAAACTGTTGAAGATGCAATGAATAATGGTCTTGAAAGTGCAGAAAAATATAGTGAATTTTATCAAGGAGCACTTATTACTGTTGGAGATTTAGTAGGAACCATTGGAAAATTACCTAAAATTGTAAGTACAGAACCATTTGATATTGATTATTAA
- the comA gene encoding phosphosulfolactate synthase produces MNAFNFLLNERESKPRNKGITMVLDKGLGYDTAKCLMEIAGDYVDYLKFGWGTTVVQSEKIVKAKVKMYKKYNIQPYTGGTLFELAYLENKIPEFFEEAKRLGFETIEISNGSTNLPYDEKIDYIKQAKDYGFNVLSEVGKKNPSLDKEISLEDRVKYMNAELEAGSTKVIVEAREGGKNIGIYDENSNVKEDEVDYILNNVSNPDDIIWEAPKKDQQVYFILKLGSDANLGNISTDEIISLETIRRGLRGDTLGKL; encoded by the coding sequence ATGAATGCTTTTAATTTTCTCCTAAATGAAAGAGAATCAAAACCAAGAAATAAAGGAATTACTATGGTTTTAGATAAAGGTTTAGGATATGATACTGCTAAATGTTTAATGGAAATTGCAGGAGACTATGTAGATTATCTTAAATTTGGTTGGGGTACTACAGTAGTTCAAAGTGAAAAAATTGTAAAAGCAAAAGTTAAAATGTATAAAAAATATAATATTCAACCTTATACTGGTGGAACATTATTTGAACTTGCTTATTTAGAAAATAAAATTCCTGAATTTTTTGAAGAAGCAAAAAGATTAGGTTTTGAAACTATTGAAATTTCTAATGGTTCTACTAATTTGCCATATGATGAAAAAATAGATTATATTAAACAAGCTAAAGATTATGGTTTCAATGTTTTATCTGAAGTAGGTAAGAAAAATCCTTCATTAGATAAAGAAATATCTTTAGAAGATAGGGTTAAATATATGAATGCAGAATTAGAAGCAGGATCTACTAAAGTTATTGTTGAAGCAAGAGAAGGTGGAAAAAACATTGGAATTTATGATGAAAACAGTAATGTAAAAGAAGATGAAGTTGATTATATTTTAAATAATGTCTCTAATCCTGATGATATAATATGGGAAGCTCCTAAAAAAGATCAACAAGTTTATTTCATTTTAAAATTAGGTTCTGATGCTAATTTAGGAAATATTTCTACTGATGAAATTATTTCTCTTGAAACTATTAGAAGAGGTCTTAGAGGAGATACTCTAGGTAAATTATAA
- a CDS encoding methanogenesis marker 16 metalloprotein — protein sequence MQRTIEDINKKIENGEANVISAIDFKEALRNDEAPSFEEVDVVTCGTCGVMSGTAAIFNIIVSEPGVFKKAKNIYLNGIPASVGPCPNELLGSVDCILNGTSHSRDNPEYGGGFLLKDLLNGKEIDVEVETIEGKIINSTTTLDDMVTAHMIGTRQAFNNYTAFVNTGDSHVKSIFDAKPFEPGLNLITFSGCGDINPLQNDMDRNVIKEGAKILLNGAHGLVLGLGTRASDAKPNLMLSADIKEMDSRYLGGYRTGMGPEVYDSVAIPIPILNEDIYNNLLFLNEDIPLTVADIRGRHLPVSKTNYGEMWNGAEKRPNVDESKCIACDECLVEKYCPTNAVKHYISDNKIHLDLNNDCFGCGSCAKYCIGNAFTINTGSTTINVNNKDYDVDIVSRQSDRLRAKEIINQLNDMIFNKEFKL from the coding sequence TTGCAAAGAACTATTGAAGATATTAATAAAAAAATTGAGAATGGTGAAGCTAATGTTATTTCTGCTATTGACTTTAAAGAGGCACTTAGAAATGATGAAGCTCCTTCATTTGAAGAAGTTGATGTTGTAACGTGTGGTACTTGTGGTGTAATGAGTGGTACTGCTGCAATTTTTAATATTATTGTATCTGAACCTGGTGTATTTAAAAAAGCTAAAAATATTTATTTAAATGGAATTCCTGCTTCTGTTGGACCATGTCCAAATGAATTATTAGGTTCTGTTGATTGTATATTAAATGGAACTAGTCATAGTAGGGATAATCCAGAATATGGTGGAGGATTTTTATTAAAAGATCTCTTAAATGGTAAAGAAATTGATGTAGAAGTGGAAACTATTGAAGGTAAAATTATTAATAGCACCACTACTCTTGATGACATGGTTACTGCTCATATGATTGGTACACGTCAAGCATTTAATAATTATACTGCATTTGTCAATACTGGTGATTCACATGTTAAATCTATTTTTGATGCTAAACCATTTGAACCAGGACTTAATTTAATTACATTCTCTGGTTGTGGTGATATAAATCCACTTCAAAATGATATGGATAGGAATGTTATTAAAGAAGGGGCTAAAATTCTTTTAAATGGTGCTCATGGTTTAGTTTTAGGTTTAGGTACAAGAGCTTCTGATGCAAAACCTAATTTAATGTTATCTGCAGATATTAAAGAGATGGATTCACGTTATTTAGGTGGATATAGAACTGGTATGGGTCCTGAGGTATATGACAGTGTAGCTATTCCAATTCCAATTTTAAATGAAGATATATATAATAATCTTTTATTCTTAAATGAAGATATTCCATTAACAGTTGCAGATATTAGAGGAAGACATTTACCAGTTTCTAAAACCAATTATGGTGAAATGTGGAATGGTGCAGAAAAACGTCCTAATGTAGATGAATCTAAATGTATTGCATGTGATGAATGTTTAGTTGAGAAATACTGTCCTACTAATGCTGTAAAACATTATATTAGTGATAATAAAATACATCTTGATTTAAATAATGATTGTTTCGGTTGTGGAAGTTGTGCTAAATATTGTATTGGTAATGCATTTACAATTAATACTGGTTCAACAACTATTAATGTTAACAATAAAGATTATGATGTTGATATTGTTAGTCGTCAATCTGATAGATTACGCGCAAAAGAGATTATTAATCAATTAAATGATATGATTTTTAATAAGGAGTTTAAATTATAA
- the hdrC gene encoding ferredoxin:CoB-CoM heterodisulfide reductase subunit HdrC, with amino-acid sequence MVEKFREDSLDLEEYIAHNIKSSKPEGLLKCVQCGMCTSVCPAAQHSDYNPRSMVERVLEGDNTIVEDEDIWYCFYCYTCHSICPVDNSPCEVNQVLRQIAIDKGIADEHLIPFLGFGDSFLNHGIGGIPENFFPEMREDIGEDWWDFKTHLDDVRTHLGLDPVFPSEDAIVEVSTILKACGFEDRINKIRNHKNNKD; translated from the coding sequence ATGGTTGAAAAATTTAGAGAAGATTCTTTAGATCTTGAAGAGTATATTGCTCATAATATTAAGTCTTCTAAACCGGAAGGTTTATTGAAATGTGTTCAATGTGGTATGTGTACCTCTGTTTGTCCTGCAGCACAACATAGTGATTATAATCCAAGATCCATGGTAGAAAGAGTATTGGAAGGGGATAATACTATTGTTGAAGACGAGGATATTTGGTATTGTTTCTATTGTTATACTTGTCATAGTATCTGTCCTGTAGATAATAGTCCATGTGAAGTAAATCAGGTTTTAAGACAGATTGCTATTGATAAAGGTATTGCTGATGAACATTTAATTCCATTTTTAGGTTTTGGGGATAGTTTTTTAAATCATGGAATTGGTGGAATTCCAGAAAATTTCTTTCCTGAAATGAGAGAAGATATTGGTGAAGATTGGTGGGACTTTAAAACACATTTAGATGATGTAAGAACTCATTTAGGTCTTGATCCAGTATTTCCTTCTGAAGATGCTATTGTCGAGGTTTCAACAATTCTTAAAGCATGTGGGTTTGAAGATAGGATAAATAAAATTAGAAATCATAAAAATAATAAGGATTAA
- the hdrB gene encoding ferredoxin:CoB-CoM heterodisulfide reductase subunit HdrB, protein MKNVPDKNILLFKSCLVSVEYPGIESSTKYVFDKIGIDYHVDRAQTCCTGLGHYSDVFDQFSTTVNGARHFALANKLNRPNMVMMCATCYAINKKVANILNNNDEIRDEVNQVFDKCGYDWMKFTKGDLDSRENIFHIIDVFYSKRKEIAKNIKYDFSNFNIATHHGCHYCKVHYGDTIEGIRNPHIIDDVVNACGVETIGWYDFKRSTCGSGFSQRFVHKKHSLTVTLDKLKSLKENKTNILIHLCPNCHVQFDRYQNYIGDKIGEEFNIVHLNIAQFLALAMGADPYDVVGIQTHTVPVEPILKDLKPLSKEKKEEIIEKVSYKVDLDESEDFNMEADPIKVEINETN, encoded by the coding sequence ATGAAAAATGTTCCAGATAAGAATATTTTACTTTTTAAAAGTTGTTTAGTAAGTGTTGAATATCCAGGTATTGAATCAAGTACAAAATATGTTTTTGATAAAATTGGCATAGATTATCATGTTGATAGAGCACAAACTTGTTGTACTGGTTTAGGTCACTATTCTGATGTTTTTGATCAATTTTCTACAACAGTTAATGGTGCTAGACATTTTGCTCTTGCTAATAAATTAAATAGGCCGAATATGGTTATGATGTGTGCAACCTGTTATGCTATTAATAAAAAAGTTGCAAATATTTTAAATAATAATGATGAAATACGTGATGAGGTAAATCAGGTATTTGATAAATGTGGCTATGACTGGATGAAATTTACAAAAGGGGATCTTGATTCTAGGGAAAACATTTTCCACATTATTGATGTTTTTTATAGTAAACGTAAAGAAATTGCTAAAAATATTAAATATGATTTTTCTAATTTTAATATTGCAACCCATCATGGTTGTCATTATTGTAAAGTCCACTATGGAGATACTATTGAAGGTATTAGAAATCCCCATATTATTGATGATGTTGTAAATGCTTGTGGTGTTGAAACAATTGGATGGTATGATTTTAAAAGATCAACTTGTGGTAGTGGATTTTCCCAAAGATTTGTACATAAAAAACACTCTTTAACTGTTACTTTAGATAAATTAAAATCTCTTAAAGAAAATAAAACAAATATTTTAATTCATTTATGTCCTAATTGCCATGTACAATTTGATAGATATCAAAATTATATTGGGGATAAGATTGGTGAAGAATTTAATATTGTACATTTAAATATTGCACAGTTCTTAGCATTAGCTATGGGTGCAGATCCTTATGATGTTGTAGGTATACAAACACATACTGTACCAGTTGAACCTATTTTAAAAGATTTAAAACCTTTAAGTAAAGAGAAAAAAGAAGAAATTATTGAAAAAGTTTCATATAAAGTAGATTTAGATGAAAGTGAAGATTTCAACATGGAAGCAGATCCAATTAAAGTTGAAATTAATGAAACTAATTAA